AGAAAAATGAGTTATTCACTAAATTGCTTCAAGAGGAAGGAGCGGAGGTATTTGAATCCACAGTCAGGCTTATAGAAAGTTTAAAAGAAAATAATATTAAAATTGGTGTAGCATCTTCTTCCAAAAATTGTCTCCCAATACTCAAATCAGTCAAACTCGAACATTTATTTGAGACCAGAGTTGACGGAGTGGTATCCGCGGAGCTAAAGCTTAAGGGAAAACCTGAAGGAGACATTTTTGTAACCGCAGCAAAAAATCTAGGTACTCTTCCTGAAAATTCTGTGGTTGTGGAAGATGCATCTTCTGGTGTTGAGGCCGGCAGAAACGGCGGTTTTGGATTGGTATTGGGAATTGCCAGGGAAAATAACAAGGCGGAGCTGACAAAACACGGGGCCGACATCGTTGTCCCTGATTTAGCCGAAATTGATGTTCAAATAATTGATGACTGGTTTAAAAGAAAACCAAAGCCTTTCTTTAAATGTTTTGAAACACTTGAAAATGCACCGGTAATCCTGCCGGAAGAACACTTGCAGCAAAAAGATATCTTTATAAATCCCTATTATAAGCGTACCGGAAAATCAGTTCTCCATACTAATAAAAAAATGGTCTTTTTCCTGGACTATGACGGTACATTAACTCCTATTGTTGAAAGTCCGGAGTTAGCTGTTCTTTCTGATGATATGAAAAAGACAGTTGAACAGTTAGCTGAAATCCATACAGTTGCTATAGTGAGTGGGAGGATGAGAGAAGATGTACAAAACCTGGTTGGGATTCAAGGTTTATTCTATGCCGGAAGTCATGGATTTGACATAAAAGGACCCGGCGGTTTTAGCATGATTCACCCTGTTGCAGAAAAGACAATTCCACTTGTTTCTGAAATTATTGAGCAATTAAAAGACAAGTTCCAGCATGTTGAAGGTGCGCTGGTCGAAGAAAAAAAGTTCAGTGTAGCAGCACATTACCGTAAGGTAAAAAATCAAAAAGATTTAAATTTTATTGAAGAAACAGTTAACAACATTATTCAAAAATATAACGAACTAAGACTTTTAAAAGGTAAAAAAGTCTTTGAAATTCTGCCAAACATAGACTGGAATAAAGGAAAAGCCATAAGATGGATTATGGATGCCCTGGAAATTCCCTGGGAAACTACCTCTGCCTTTTATATTGGTGATGATACTACCGATGAATATGCCTTTAGAACAATTATTACCAGGGGCACAGCTGTTATGGTTACTGATAATCCATTAAATCCTTCGACGGCAGATTTTCAACTAAATTCACCGAAAGAGGTAAAAAAATTCTTTGAACAGGTTATTTCAATTTCTAATAAACAATAGTTTTAATAACAATCATGGCACTTCTCCCTGGTCATTGGAATATTTCAAATTTGAACCAGGCCAGGAAAAATTGAGAGAAGCTTTGTGTACGTTGGGTAATGGTTATTTAGGAACAAGGGGTGCACTTAACGAGTCATCTGCTTCCAAAGTGCACTATCCCGGAACCTACATGGCAGGTGTTTTTAACAAATTAGACAGTAAGGTTGCCGGTAAAACTATTACCAATGAAGACCTTGTTAACTGCCCGAATTGGCTTCCTTTGACTTTTAAAACAGGCTTAGATCAAAATTGGATAGATCCGTCTAAACAGAAAATCATTTCTTATTATCAGAAACTTGACATGAAAAAGGCAGTTCTGATAAGAAACTACAAAATAAAGGAGAGTTCCGGGAAAATTACCTCAATTGAAACCAGAAGAATTGTACATATGGGTGAAATGCATATTGTAGCACAGGAGTATTCAATTACCCCTGAGAATTATGATGGTGAAATCTTTATTAGAACCGGCTTGGATGGAACTGTTGAAAACAAAGGAGTAGAAAGATACAGCGACCTTGAATCATTACACCTGGCAGAAGACGAAACTGGACAATTTTCTGAAAATGGTATTTATCTTTCAGTAGTGACCAATCAATCCAATATTAATATTGCTCTGGCATCTTCCGTTTATATTACCTGTAATGGTGAGGAAGTAAAACCAGACACTATTGATACCAAAAAAGAAGAAAAAGCTGTCTTTCAGGAATACAAAATTAGGGTTAAAAGGAAACAAAAATACATAATTTCGAAAGATGTATCCATTTATACCTCTCAGGATAATGATACTGATAATCCTATAAAAAGCGCTATTGAATCAGCTAAAAACTGTCCCAGTTTTGCATCTCTTTATGAATCGAATAAAAAGGTATGGTCAGAACTATGGGATATTTTTGACATTCATGTTGAGGGTCATGCTTTCTCCCAAAAAACATTGAGACTGCATATTTTTCATCTTTTAGAAACTGCTTCTATCCA
Above is a window of Atribacterota bacterium DNA encoding:
- the otsB gene encoding trehalose-phosphatase; the encoded protein is MKHNLAFQSVIFDLDGVVTKTATVHAHSWKKAFDEYLKLREKRDGEKFKEFTYERDYLKFVDGKPRYKGVKNFLESRNIHLPFGDPSDSPDKETICGIGNKKNELFTKLLQEEGAEVFESTVRLIESLKENNIKIGVASSSKNCLPILKSVKLEHLFETRVDGVVSAELKLKGKPEGDIFVTAAKNLGTLPENSVVVEDASSGVEAGRNGGFGLVLGIARENNKAELTKHGADIVVPDLAEIDVQIIDDWFKRKPKPFFKCFETLENAPVILPEEHLQQKDIFINPYYKRTGKSVLHTNKKMVFFLDYDGTLTPIVESPELAVLSDDMKKTVEQLAEIHTVAIVSGRMREDVQNLVGIQGLFYAGSHGFDIKGPGGFSMIHPVAEKTIPLVSEIIEQLKDKFQHVEGALVEEKKFSVAAHYRKVKNQKDLNFIEETVNNIIQKYNELRLLKGKKVFEILPNIDWNKGKAIRWIMDALEIPWETTSAFYIGDDTTDEYAFRTIITRGTAVMVTDNPLNPSTADFQLNSPKEVKKFFEQVISISNKQ